A window of Natrinema salifodinae contains these coding sequences:
- a CDS encoding SDR family NAD(P)-dependent oxidoreductase, whose protein sequence is MRLEGKTVVITGAAAGIGRSTAERCAEEGAHVIVTDVDVEGGQAVAEAIEADGGQATFHELDVTDSDEFHAVVDAVADAHGLDVLVNNAGTGHPGGALETLDDDIRDFVIDVNIKGVWNGCHAALPHLKEQGHGAIVNVGSLASILGLPKQAAYSMSKGAVLNMTKAVAAEAGPHGVRANAVCPGFTETSLLDQYLESQDDPEKAREQMIRQYPLKRLAEPEEIADSILFLASEESSFVNGHGLVVDGGFSA, encoded by the coding sequence ATGCGACTCGAAGGGAAGACGGTAGTCATCACCGGTGCGGCGGCGGGAATCGGGCGGTCGACGGCCGAACGCTGCGCCGAGGAAGGGGCGCACGTCATCGTCACGGACGTCGACGTCGAGGGCGGCCAGGCGGTCGCCGAGGCGATCGAGGCAGACGGCGGCCAGGCGACGTTCCACGAACTCGACGTCACCGACAGCGACGAGTTCCACGCGGTCGTCGACGCAGTCGCCGACGCGCACGGGCTGGACGTGCTGGTCAACAACGCCGGGACCGGACACCCGGGCGGCGCGCTGGAGACCCTCGACGACGATATTCGAGACTTCGTCATCGACGTCAACATCAAGGGCGTCTGGAACGGCTGTCACGCGGCGCTCCCGCATCTGAAAGAACAGGGCCACGGCGCCATCGTCAACGTCGGCTCGCTGGCGAGCATCCTCGGGCTGCCGAAGCAGGCGGCCTACTCGATGAGCAAGGGCGCGGTCCTGAACATGACCAAGGCCGTCGCCGCCGAGGCCGGTCCTCACGGCGTCCGCGCGAACGCGGTCTGTCCCGGCTTCACCGAGACCTCGCTGCTCGACCAGTACCTCGAGAGTCAGGACGACCCCGAGAAGGCCCGCGAGCAGATGATCCGACAGTACCCGCTCAAGCGCCTGGCCGAACCGGAGGAGATCGCGGACTCGATCCTCTTCCTGGCCAGCGAGGAGTCCTCGTTCGTCAACGGCCACGGCCTGGTCGTCGACGGCGGATTCTCGGCCTGA